One part of the Prochlorococcus marinus str. MIT 9313 genome encodes these proteins:
- a CDS encoding acyltransferase family protein, with translation MSKPSFSIAKHQIHALTSLRFFAAFCIVLLHSTNHDLLDISWSKLLDLSKAVSFFFVLSGFVLTYAYINRNYYLSDFYQARFARIWPATVASVFFVLLLLPRSNFLPDLNSDWSLGSVFLLNLIGIQSWVPIPAVFFGLNAVTWSISVEASFYGFFPCFSKMQLRLLLPSLIIVCICGLSAACYVESSSIPSFSPQTLNIPVWQGLLYINPIARLPEFILGILAGRVFVSQFYQQKTSEMHSISDKYPFIYSAIELSIFLCLVFLGFKVNLYLICLGLMGGSFHASIPPAILNYYQIILNQWLSGLSFACLICVVASSRGILGQFLNWSPFVFLGEISFGLYLYHQPLMIRAAQANGFVLGGFQLLPDSFFPVVAWSILVSVVSFYCLEKPLQRVLRPRKN, from the coding sequence ATGTCTAAGCCATCATTTTCGATAGCTAAGCATCAAATACATGCATTGACAAGTCTGAGGTTTTTTGCTGCCTTTTGTATTGTTCTACTTCATTCGACAAATCATGATTTATTGGATATTTCATGGTCTAAACTATTAGATTTGTCTAAGGCCGTTTCCTTCTTTTTTGTTTTATCTGGCTTTGTTCTGACGTATGCGTATATTAACCGCAATTACTATCTTTCTGATTTTTATCAAGCACGTTTTGCCAGGATATGGCCTGCAACGGTGGCGTCAGTATTTTTTGTGCTGTTGCTATTGCCCCGTTCCAATTTTCTTCCTGATTTGAACTCTGATTGGTCTTTAGGTAGTGTTTTTTTGCTGAATCTTATTGGAATTCAGTCATGGGTTCCAATTCCTGCTGTTTTTTTTGGGTTGAATGCGGTTACTTGGAGCATCTCAGTTGAAGCTTCATTTTATGGTTTCTTCCCATGTTTCAGCAAAATGCAACTCAGGTTATTATTACCTAGCCTTATAATAGTATGTATCTGCGGCTTATCTGCGGCTTGTTATGTTGAGTCCTCGAGTATCCCATCCTTTAGTCCGCAAACCTTAAACATACCAGTTTGGCAAGGACTTTTATATATAAACCCTATTGCACGATTGCCAGAATTTATTCTTGGGATTTTGGCGGGTAGAGTTTTTGTCTCTCAATTCTATCAACAAAAGACATCCGAAATGCATTCTATTTCTGATAAATATCCATTTATTTACAGCGCGATTGAGTTGTCAATTTTCCTTTGTCTGGTCTTCTTGGGCTTCAAGGTTAATCTTTACCTGATCTGCTTGGGCTTAATGGGGGGTTCTTTTCACGCATCAATCCCTCCTGCAATACTAAATTATTATCAAATAATACTAAATCAGTGGCTTTCGGGCCTTTCGTTTGCCTGCTTGATCTGCGTAGTCGCTTCATCAAGAGGTATTTTGGGCCAGTTTTTGAACTGGTCTCCGTTCGTTTTCCTTGGAGAAATCAGTTTTGGGCTCTACCTCTACCATCAGCCTTTAATGATACGAGCAGCTCAAGCTAACGGATTTGTGTTAGGGGGATTTCAACTTCTACCAGATTCATTTTTCCCAGTGGTGGCCTGGAGTATACTCGTTTCTGTGGTTAGCTTTTATTGCCTGGAAAAGCCACTTCAACGAGTGCTTCGACCCCGTAAAAATTGA
- a CDS encoding beta strand repeat-containing protein, whose product MNIAYFGRPADPASLGAWPASGTTPGELVLQFVGTAEYNTNTIVPNSVETTGGGKTLNETNLINTFYNRLFGRDASITEIDGWTNALATGAVNSDYLGITILNAGLNLPAATEMRQVLVAKFDTAQLWTGDLYNDPTARGAYSSSTAIESGMSFLATVTTSTAATSEATAAAVDDMTSTSGTGTGGQAFNQIANNAVLTDGANTNNAGTGPGFTPTASTLGANNDTVRLSVFRGATIADSTSTDEDILILDQTGLVQTALAVAGFENINLNGAAGLSVGTLAGVQTVNFNNAGFLSAGTTISTANYFIANTGANALGTAGGSLSQLSLSFNSATDGGSFAMARTTALSATFTSTAVNSYTLSSLVASGSIEVNAGSANTLNLNIGGAGVFTGGGTFSAANFTVNAVSQFNTLASVSANTGANNVYSFQGGGLNTYTLNGAVGGAQVSQHLTNFSGLDALGLKTLTASSGFSAGLISASFSFNLQDGAFAVSLGGTAVVAGFTSFASGVMSNGLLNFSAANASGASDVFTLNFNASTAALAIESAAIRIGGGTAGTQAIETVNLNVFGGSAGVTLINPILGVSGMTTLNLNTTAVATVTFSGAIMADLGSSFTTIGLSQVDNIANMTLGSQINRTAATVQGYTLNMGSGNDVINSRNYIALTGAAALATQMAANGAQYNNISLSDGGADRIVVSLAGLAAISSFSKINVSGFGIGDTLQFTAVGWAAIVTMTGVSAASALSSDIGLFFNGTDTLVFANSAASAAGDMNSAFVGLLAGADYSNFARWNLNAGGGTMTLVN is encoded by the coding sequence TTGAACATCGCTTACTTCGGTAGGCCCGCCGATCCGGCTTCTTTAGGAGCCTGGCCAGCGTCTGGCACGACTCCAGGCGAACTTGTTCTTCAGTTTGTTGGCACCGCTGAGTACAACACAAACACCATTGTTCCAAACAGCGTTGAAACCACTGGTGGAGGTAAGACGCTAAACGAAACAAATCTGATCAACACCTTCTACAACAGGCTTTTTGGGCGCGACGCATCTATAACAGAAATCGATGGCTGGACCAATGCTTTGGCTACTGGGGCGGTCAACTCCGATTACCTCGGCATCACCATCCTGAATGCTGGGCTGAATTTGCCCGCCGCCACAGAAATGCGTCAGGTGTTGGTGGCCAAGTTTGATACCGCTCAGCTCTGGACTGGAGATCTGTATAACGACCCCACCGCACGGGGAGCATATTCCAGCTCTACAGCCATTGAATCTGGCATGAGCTTCCTGGCCACTGTTACGACCTCTACCGCTGCAACTTCCGAAGCCACGGCTGCGGCAGTTGACGACATGACCTCTACTTCGGGTACTGGTACTGGTGGTCAGGCTTTTAACCAGATTGCTAACAATGCTGTCCTTACAGATGGTGCAAACACCAACAACGCTGGTACTGGCCCCGGCTTCACTCCTACCGCCTCCACCCTTGGTGCAAATAATGACACAGTTCGCCTGAGCGTCTTCAGGGGAGCAACCATTGCGGACAGCACCAGTACTGATGAAGACATACTGATTCTTGATCAAACCGGTTTAGTGCAGACTGCATTGGCAGTTGCGGGGTTTGAGAACATCAACCTGAATGGAGCCGCTGGCCTCTCGGTGGGTACTCTTGCCGGTGTTCAGACAGTTAACTTCAATAATGCCGGATTCTTAAGTGCTGGCACGACCATTTCGACCGCTAATTACTTCATAGCCAACACCGGTGCCAACGCACTTGGAACTGCTGGTGGATCACTTTCGCAGCTCAGCTTGAGCTTTAACAGTGCAACTGATGGCGGTTCTTTTGCTATGGCAAGAACCACTGCGCTGTCAGCTACATTCACTTCGACAGCTGTTAACTCTTACACGCTGTCTTCGCTGGTAGCTTCTGGTTCTATCGAAGTTAATGCTGGCTCTGCAAACACCCTCAACTTGAATATTGGTGGTGCTGGTGTATTCACAGGTGGAGGCACATTTAGCGCTGCTAACTTCACCGTTAACGCAGTCAGTCAGTTCAACACCCTGGCATCAGTTAGTGCTAACACTGGTGCTAATAACGTTTATTCCTTCCAAGGTGGAGGCTTAAATACTTACACCCTGAATGGTGCAGTTGGTGGTGCCCAAGTCTCCCAGCACCTCACAAACTTCAGTGGTCTTGATGCACTTGGACTCAAGACCCTTACTGCAAGTAGTGGCTTCTCTGCTGGTTTGATTAGTGCAAGCTTCTCATTCAACCTTCAAGATGGTGCTTTCGCAGTTAGCCTTGGTGGTACTGCTGTCGTAGCTGGCTTCACTTCATTTGCAAGTGGTGTCATGTCTAACGGGCTACTTAACTTCTCTGCTGCAAACGCATCGGGTGCTTCTGACGTCTTCACCCTCAATTTCAACGCGAGTACTGCAGCCCTCGCGATTGAATCGGCTGCAATCCGGATTGGTGGTGGTACCGCTGGCACGCAGGCAATTGAAACGGTCAATCTCAATGTGTTCGGCGGTTCTGCCGGTGTCACTCTGATAAACCCAATCTTGGGTGTGTCAGGAATGACTACCTTGAACTTGAATACAACAGCCGTCGCTACCGTTACGTTTAGCGGTGCCATAATGGCTGACTTGGGCAGCTCGTTCACAACCATCGGGCTTAGCCAGGTTGACAACATTGCCAACATGACCCTTGGCTCTCAGATCAACAGAACTGCTGCGACTGTTCAGGGCTACACCCTAAATATGGGTTCTGGTAATGATGTTATTAACAGCCGTAACTACATCGCCCTGACAGGTGCTGCTGCACTTGCTACTCAGATGGCTGCTAATGGTGCTCAGTACAACAACATCAGTCTGAGCGATGGCGGTGCTGACCGCATCGTCGTCAGTCTGGCTGGTCTTGCTGCTATATCTAGCTTTAGTAAGATCAACGTCTCTGGCTTTGGTATCGGCGATACCTTGCAATTCACAGCAGTTGGCTGGGCGGCGATCGTCACCATGACAGGTGTTAGTGCGGCCTCCGCTTTGAGTTCAGATATTGGTCTGTTCTTCAACGGTACCGATACTCTTGTCTTCGCTAATTCAGCAGCATCAGCTGCTGGCGATATGAACTCCGCCTTCGTCGGACTACTTGCGGGCGCTGACTATTCCAACTTCGCTCGTTGGAACCTGAACGCTGGTGGTGGAACCATGACCCTTGTGAACTGA